From the Musa acuminata AAA Group cultivar baxijiao chromosome BXJ3-1, Cavendish_Baxijiao_AAA, whole genome shotgun sequence genome, the window CAGCGTGCTTTTTCGCTTATCTCTTCATCTTTAGGCTAATCTCTCATTCAGATGCACACAATATGAATCTAGGATCCGAGGACTAGTCAGTCTAACTTTGTCTACATGCGAAGCAAGATTTAAGGGAATCACAAGCTAATCGTTATGCTGGGGAACAAGAAACCTAAGTAACTaagattacatatatatatatatatatatacatatatacatatatatatatatatacatatatacatatatatatatatatatatattaatcaccTTTACTTGAGAAGGCTATGGTTATGATTATGATGAGTATTAATTAACATGGCAATCATCCCATAACCAGGCAATAATCTTCAGAGAGTCTTGCAAATCATCAATTAATTAGGACAGCTGCTGTATGTGTGCTTCTCACTTGGGGCAGCTCAAAATGCCATAACTTGGGTGTTGTGCTCACATCTACTGGAGTGCACAAAGTGCCAAGAAAAGATTCACAGTGGCAAGTGATTGCTGAAGTGCCTTTTAAGTAGGCCACCACTAAAAGCACTGAGCATCGAGCAGAAAACAACAACAGGGAGTTGCTTGTGGCAGCATATGTTTGCTACTGATGGCTTAGAGAAATTATGATCACCCGCACTGAAACTTCCGAGTACATTCTTCCAGTTAATGTGTTGCTAATGTCTCATAGCAGCAGGTTCTGCTTGAGGCAGCATGGTGATGGGCAATGTTAAAGAACAAACCAGAACTGGTCCTTTGATCTGACTCAGTAATTGAGAAGGTTTAGTTGGACATAGCATTTACTTCCTTCTAGAAAATTGGTGAAAATAGGTGGAGCAGACAGATTAAGGaaactaataaaattattttatatgaaatagaaATCTTAAGAAGAGAGATTAGGAAATGGAAGCCTGAGGTGTAACAATACCAACAAAATGAAGATTAAGGTATATTAGATTATTGTCTAAGGCATGACATCAATCTTACGTGTGAATGACAGTCGAGATTGGCACCTCAAGATATGTCTTACTCATACTGCCAGCACAATCGTAAAGAGACTTAAATGTAATTTTCATCATCTTGACAGCAAtgcgtacatacatatatatatatatatatatatatatatatatatatatatatatatatatatatatatatatatgaaaaaaacaTTTGATGAAGACAAATGAAGTAatgaaggatatatatatatatatatatatatgtatatatatatatatgtatatatatatatatatgtatatatatatatatatgtatatatatatatatatgtatatatatatatatatgtatatatatatatatatatgtatatatatatatatccttcaaTCTAACCATTAATGATAGACTAGTGTAAAACCAATGCTAATTCAATTTGATCATCTCTTATAGTAACGGTCATTGTAAGTCAATTCTGATTATTCTTCCACTTCTTTAGGAAGAGTTCAGGGTGAATCTTtcaacatttttttcttttcatgcatGACCAGTAATTTTATGATGATTGCAAAACAAATAATTTCTTTTAGAAGAAGATGTGATTTTATTATTCCCGGGATTTTTCTCGGTTTTCGATGCTTTCCTTTTGCCTTCTTTATATTCTTCTCGCTATGGGTTGAATTCTTTTCTTGTATGGTTCAATTCTTTTCTCGATCATCAAACTTGTTGTTGTGATGTCATGAGTTTTAAAGATGCATTGTGTTTATCTAGGCATGGATGTTAGCGCTAGTTCTAGAAAATTTAACAaaagataattttggcaacccgataaagacaataaagcggaagaataaaagaagcaacaagaacaccagatttatgtggttcggtcaattgactttgacctacatccacggacgaaagaggagcaaatcactactataaaagagactattacacatgccttaggaagatgttcctaggccataaaacacccgaaaatactaaacaagaaaaaatcttaactataagcccaaactattgaacggacttaaacccaaagcaaacacttaggtttttcttgtggtgctgtGGTgtcacttgtggtgcatctgacttcaaagcctagacccttatttatagttcctataggagataacaagcctggttttcccgatgtgggactatgagacttgtcAAACTAATAATGGAGGCCAGTAGTATATTTCATAATCATCAAGTGATCATCGAGGAAAATTATAAGTGTCATCACTTGTTATTACAACTGAAAGGTACATTTTTACATAGATTAGTTCCTTCCTTACATATGTAGTGTTActttcttcatcttttttttaGATATCCCATATAATATAATTCTTCTCGTATAAGTCTTCAACATTATTAATTCCAAGATGAGCTTTCTATAGCATGTCCAATCAAATTGAGTCACTCAAGCATCATCCTATTCATATTATTGTAGTTAAAATAAGTATCAAGTTTATTTATCCACTAGTTTAATATATCATTATTGATTGAGTCATCGTGTGTCGACATGAGACTCGACACCAAAGGATCGAGTCCTTGCTGTGTTCCTCAAATAGTCACaagatacaacaacaacaactatcACCCACTCTTATAATTAGTTCATCATAGTTGTTTACATGGGCGGTCATTGAAGTTCAAAGTTtctgattctttttttttattcttatggcTCCTTTACATTCCTTTACTAAAATAGGTCAAAGTCTCGAgttgatgaaaaaaaaatatgatgctaCGTTTCACTTGCTAAAGAGGAAAATCAATAAAACGATCGTGTTAGTCTTGTCTAGTGACAGTTTGATATGTGCTAATTTGATGCAAGATAGTTAACTTGTGAGATACTACTCTAAGATATTCTAAGAATCTCAAAAGAACTATCCCACTATGTAGAATTATTCATGCTATATCAAACGAGTATGTATCTCCTAGGGAAGGAGATGATCATCTACACCGACCATCAACCACTTCAATACCTTTAAACATAATCCAAATTGCACCAAGCACGACATGAAGGATGTTATATTTACAACAATTCAAGTATAAAAAGGGAGTGCAAAATAAGCTACTTAACATATTATTATGACTCCTGATCATAAGtctttgcttatatatatatatatatatatatatatatatatatatatatatatatgcaagtcATACATAGTGTTCATGAGGATTATGCAAACATGTATAGGAAGACCAGAATTTAAAAATACCATAGAGAAATTCAAGGTAAGAATTAACATGAAATTCATACTCTAAGGAGGACTATTCTACAAAGGTGCTCGGCTTTGAATATCAAAGAAAATAGAATGCATGAATTGGATACAAGAAGCACACCCATTAAAATTCATCGGACACTTTGGCATAAACAAAACTATGATAATTCTACAACAACATATTTACTGGCCTCAAATGCAATAAAATGTGGCTCGATTTATGTGAGGATGCATCTTTTATAGCTTTTCAAAACCAACTAATTGAAAATTGGGGTTATACTTTGTTGCTTGTTCCATCGTCACCATGGGAGAGCTTATCGATAGACTTCTCGAAAAGTCGACCGACAATAAGATGGAGACACAACTATCTATTTGTGGtggttaataaattttcaaagatgATAGTGATCATGTCTGCAGGAAGACAATCAGGAGCAGCCCAATTATTCTTCCAACACATGTGGGTACACTTCGGCCTTCCAAGTTTTATTATATCTAATTATAACAAGTATTTCTTAAGAAAATTTTAAAGTTCATTCTAGACCATAATGGAcatcaaattgaagaagagcgtaACTTTCTATCAATAAATCAATGGTCAAGCTAGTAGCAAACCATACCATGGTTCATTTCCTTTGAGGATACAACTCTCGACACATGATGGCATGGGACAAAAGTCTATCACACCTTCAATATTCTTTCAATTGGGCAATGCATAGTTCTATCAACAAATCACCGATCAAGATAtgtttgagttatttaccttaAGTTCTTTTGATTTATAGTTCAAATCGATTTGGAATCAGCTACCTCTAACAAATGCAATGCAACATATGATTAACGTGGGATTCGAGTTTGATGATCCGTCGACTCGATATCATCTTTCAAAAAAAAGATTTGATGGAGAAATAAATTATCATAGAAAAATCaagcataaaatcaaataaaaataacatGTATTGTTTGTAAAGTTAAACTCCCATAAAATTTGAAAGAATGAAAATAGAAGCATGAAAGAAAGCTTATAGATACATGAAAACATAGGTTATTTTTGGATAGCACGTCGATACTCTCGATAGGTTGCGATCGTTGTTGATCTTCAATCTCCTCCTCTCTTTTCTACTAAAATCTCCTTATGAGATTTGGACAATAGGTAATAGGTATTGAGGACTTTTTCGCAATAGCTAAATGAAGCTTTCTAAAACGTGAAGAGAAAGGTTGTGACCCAAAGAAGTTGGCTATAGCAGTGCAtaattctttcttctcatctcTTTACTACTGCTTTAAGGTTACAAAACTAAGATCGAGTAACTCTTTGCTGAAGATtaaatattcattttttttagATAGAAACATATGTCCTAAGTGCTTAAACTGGATTTTTCTTGTGAAACACAACAATTAGAATTTTCCTaacgtgcatatatatatatatatatatatatatatatatatatatatatatatatatatatatatatatcgacatGAAAATTTTAGATGCCACATGaatcatgtcatgtcatcaaagttTCATCATCAGATTTGTAGGATGAACAAAAGAGAAAGCTCTAATTGAACATGCAAAatccaagatatcaaacaaaaaagaaaaacctcAAGCACACATGCCAAAGGTTACATACTAAATGCGACATGaatcatgtcatgtcatcaaggtTTCATCATCAGATTTGCAAGACAGATAAAAAGAGAAAGCTGTAAAGGAACATGCAAAATCCAAGATAGCAAACAAATAAGAGAAACCTCAAGCACACATGCCAAAGGTTACATAAAGTATGTGATACCAAAATTATCCTAGGATAAGATCGAGTTATGATCCACCTGCGAGCACTGCTGTGTGCCTTCGAAGGGAAAATTTTGGATTctgataaatttgattttatAGGGTTTCAGTTGAAATCAGGTCTGATCCATTATGAAGATTGGCGTTGCGCGAGAAGAAAGATTCATGCAATCAAtcctaaaaaaatttaagatatcAAGATTTGTTGTTATTATACCGATAGCCGATAGCCACCGAGCTCTGATAGGAAGCTCAATCTTGGCCGGCCCTGTAAATAACTTCAAGCTTTATGATTTCAAGAGACCTGAAAATGCTACTTGTAAAGCAGAGGGAGTAGACATATTCAACCACGAAACATCAGACATTCATTTCCAAGAATGCATTATGTTATCGATGcatcattaaaagaaaaaaaagagaaatatgaGGAACGAGGCCATAATCAAGTTATCAAACAAAATCAATACATATTCTCTGGAAAATAATGATATTTCTGGATAAGCATTTCATCCTTACAAAACATTACAAGAAGAAAAAAGGAACCAGAAACAATGCTGTTTGGGGGCTCTTTCTACTGCACATGCCGACCGATAAATCCCCGCAGGCTCCCCTCAAACCCAGAAGGTGCAGTCTTGACATCCTCGAGTCTTGAATACAGAGTTCTTGAAAGTTCGAACAGCAGATCAAAGTGACTAGATGAGTCTCAGTTCATATTCGCCAGCCATTGTGATGTATCTCACCCATGGAAGGGCTTGGTATCCACTCTTTTCAATTATTTTCAGGTATCGAACCTAAGCAACCCATGCAATGGATCCATAAACCACTGATTCATAAAGTCCAGGACACGAGTCGTGAAGAATCAACATACCTGTATTCCAGACACTGTGAAATATGGGATCTCAAACTTCACACGTATAGGAGCCTTCTTCTCTGGAGTTGCTTCTTCTGCGGTTATACTGGGAAGACTAAATTCTGCCCTACACATGTACTCCTAAATGCAGCAAAAGACCATACTAACATCATGAAGAAGATTCTTGCATGTAAATTTGATTAGAAAAATTGTATGCATCCATCTGGTTATCGGGAAAAAGGAGTTATGATTTCATACCTTGCCACCAGGAAATGATTTTATTTTCCAGACCAACGCGTCATTTTCAGGTGCATATTTAGCAGAACCCATGGACGTCCGGACGTTGGGATTGATAGCATCTGAAGGTACAGGCAGCTCAATTTCCACATTTGTTGCAGTGCTGTACGTAATTGAAATAATTACAGAAGGTTATTACAAACGGATGGCATGGGCCGTAACAAATACAAAATACGGGATCATCTATAACAAAATGAATGTAAGCTAGCACCTCCTTTCCTTAAACTGACTTCGTGCTTTCACCAAGATCTCTATGCGACTTCTCGAATGCTTCTCAACTTGAGCCTCAACCCAGACTGGAGGCTTCACCTGGATGGATGAAATAACAGGTGTGCCAGTAAAATAAATGCCTCGAAACTACAAATCTAATACAAGTTCTAAACTTTCAAAACTCTGTTTTGGACGAAGTTGTAAACCCAGATTAACCTGAGTGCTGAGTCTGTATGTCATTAGGTCAAAAGACCCATCAGGTGGTATGAAGGATATTGTCCTGTCATTCTCAAACCGTGACAAACGCACACACCTAAAACAGATAAAGAGTAAATAGTCAATATTCAATGTAAAACTGTGATCATATACAGCTGAGAAGTgttaagagaaaaagaaaacctcTGCAGAAAAGGTGATGAACACTTACTGGTGAAACTTAATATCATCTAAATCTATGGCTTTCCCCTTTGTTGTCCGACCTTGAGTTTCCAAAAGTAACCGGTCATTCAATCCAAGTTTACATTCAGGCATTCCACTGCATAAATTGTGCATAATATCGTAAGTCCAGTTTCCAATATATATGAGGTTAATTACATGATCTACATTACCAATCACCATGGAAACTACTTCTATAGTATTTAGATAGAttagaaaagaaagaagatatCAGATGCATTTATACTCTCATGTATGGTCTTTTAGAGAACATTGAGAGCACAATCATGTCTCATgcttgagtttaagaagagagagCAATACAAATTATTTTACATTGAACACTCCTAGTGCAAATGTATTGCCCATATATCATAGGATAAGGAAGTGCAATATAGATGTTTGTTTTCGTCATATACATAATTCACAACAACCACCCATAAGCTTCGAAGCCATGTACAAGACATTAAAAAGATTACATATAACATAAGATAAGGAAGTGCAAGTAATACATGTCCCCCATAAGGTTTTGAAGCATCTAAAACATCTTGGTAACTGCCAAGTTCTAGTGTCTGACATAGATGCCACAAGCATTATGAAGTGTTATTGCTTCATAATTTAAAAGTATCTCTATTCTTATTTGTATCCTTCAACCAAAAGCGGATACTAATGGTTTTCCCTATATTTGATAAAGTTTCATCTCCAACAAGTAGCATAATTTGCATGAATAGCTTTCCTAGTGAGCAATTCCCATGCTAAGTATATGTTATGAGGATAATAAATAAAGCTATAGTAGAACCTAATGCTTCTAAACACTCATAATTCAACAACTACAACAACAATGACAACAAGCTATAACTCCCCTGTGTATAGATCCATGAAATCCTTTTTCAAATCCGTCCCTAATTCTTAATGATTTCTGTAGCATGTAATACAAACATCAAAAGTAAAACAGATTAAGAACCAAGAAACAAAGTGTTTCTCAATATTAAGAAAAAAGCATCTCAAATAAAGTAGACCTTTGTTTATCTAATAAAGGTTCTGCAATATCAAGCGTGTAGTCAATGCAGAATTATCAACCGTACTATATTCTCCTCCTTTCAGTCGATGACATGGGAATCACAATTTTACAGAAAGAGCAAGCGATAACTTATAAGAAGATGGACTCAGGTGAATAACACGAAAACAGAATATATAAATTCAACTGACTAGAAAGACTAGTTGACATGGAACTTGAAAAACTTCAATTGCCAGAATGGCCAACCATCCATAAATCTATGAACAATTTGTATCACAATAACATAACTAgtcaattttataaaaaaaagttcTAGTGAAGCTATTTAATCGCATAGAGCTTACGAAGTTGGTGTCTAAGCAGATACAGAAAAATTAAACTGAAATGTGCATCATGAACATCTGACAAAGACCTAAagcaaatatattaaaaaaaaagaactagGAATATGTTTTATATAATAAGCTATGCCATTTCACAAAACAAGCTGCTTGTTAATACTGTTATGTAATGAGGAATAGCTCATGTGATAATAAAGAGCCAAATGCTGTGGCACTTAATTCAACAAGGGCATGTCTGCTATCAATGACACAATAGCTGGTAGGAAATGCTGTGATGCTAACTATAAAAAGAAGACAAAATAAAAGAAGACAGAACTAGAAACATAAGAAGACTACTTAGGTAATAGAGCAAGAGAAAGTGGAGAGGTAACATTTCACTGGtcaagaaagggagaaaaaaaggaaaatagacATTTAAAAGAGACTTCTAGATTAATGAACCATAAACTCTCTCTATATGCAGGCCAATCACAATTTTGCATGTGAGTGGCTCCTTTAGAAAACCTTCCAGGTTTGTGGAGTCTGTATGTTCCATTTCCTTCCTCACAATATTATATTTCTAACTTCAAAATGGACAAACTTATAGATCTCATCAAAAAAAGTTTGAAAAACCTACACAAACTGCTTTAaaggagatgaagaagaagatatgaaagAATGGTGCACCTCAAGTATGTTCTCATTTTCAATGCCCCAACAACTTCTGAACGGATAATTTGTCCATTGCTGTTGACAAGAATATTAACGCTTTCAACCACGTCCAAGAACAcctataaaagaaagaagaaagagagaccATTTCTTCACATGACATGAAATGGTGAACAGTAACCAACATGTATCTACAAAGCAGGAACAAGTGACCTACTTCATTTTTCTTGTACCATATCCCTTCACTGCGCCATGACACTGCATTTGTGACAGCCATTGGAGGCCTCTGTACGACTTCCATCCTGTATGCATCCGTCTTAATAAACTCGCTAAGAATCTTAGCTTCGGTGTATTGCGGGTACCCAAAGTCCATTATTTCATCAAGTAACTCGTACTGTCCACATTACATAGAGAATTCTATTTCAAGACCACAAAATAAACAATCATAGAGCAGAAAAGCAAACTCAAGATTTCATCTGGACTGCAATGTCTATAACACATCACCAACACCaagaaacagaaaacaaaaagcaTTTTCCGCTTACCACAACAACAAAATTATCTCTTAACGATTCCTCCTCTAACTCTTCAAAATAATGTTTAAAGACCTGCAAACATGATTAAGTTTAGAAAAAGGGGGAAGCGATCATTAGCTCTTCAAAATAATGCTTAAAGACCTGCAAACATGATTAAGtttagaaaaagggggaagagatCATTAGCTCTTCAAAATAATGCTTAAAGACCTGCAAGGCATATAATCAAGTAAAAACAGAATGAAGCAACCATTAGCTCTTGGAAATAATGTTTAAGGCCAGCAAGGCATATAATTACAGAAACATAAAATGCAGCAGTCGTTTGAGAATAAAAAGAATACTCACGTTAACGACGCGATGTAGGAAGAGAAGGATGCTGGCGACATTGCAATTGTGCCTCGCAGCCGTCATCAAGAAGACGTTATTGTGCTGAATGAACATATAACTGATCCCATCATCGAACACCACGGGCGATCGAGACTCAATATCCCCCTACCACCACAAAACCAATGCTCAAGATTCCATCTTTTCTCGAAAAAACGAAAGCGGCAAGCCACCACATCGAGCAGGAAGGGAAGAGAGAATCTAGGGTCTGGGGGAAGGGAGCCACCTCCTTCTCGATGAGTTTGGTGAAGAAGCGTTCTGCCTGGACGGCGGAGACGTCGCCGCGGTAGTCCCGCCAGATGAGAATTCGGCCCTTGATATCGAGAAGGAACAGCGCCGAGACGGCGCCCGCCATGAATCGGGGCAACGGAGGCGGCGGCGTGGCAAGGGACTCCCGGAACAGAATCAGATCGGAGACGGAGGCGGGGACCGAGATCTGGCTTCAAGTCCCATTTCCACGATCCCTATAACTCAAATTCCCCTATCGCACGATGATAGAACGATCAAACAAGAAGAGATCGAGatataaggagagagagagagagagagagtgaaggaTATCGATTACGATGGCCGACGGTGGTGTTCGAGATCTCGGGAGGATGTCCGAAACGAAGCAATTCTTCTTTCGCTGATTAGTATTTGCTTCGCGTGTGTGCGCGTGGAACAGACGAGTCACGGGAGGAAGAAGGGGTTGGGGCGAGGCGGAGGTCACCGAGCCGACTCGCCCAACGTTAATTTGAATGTGCTTCTGAACCCAAATTAGACCGGACTCGATGAAATCGTGTGTTTTTGGTTGACCGAATTCGATTTCTCGGGTGATGTCAAAGGCGCGTTGGCAACGTAATCAAATGCGCGCGTGGAGGCGGTTCGGTCGAGGCCGCCGTCTCCGATCCGGCTCGCCCAACCACAATTTGATTGCGATTTTGAACCTAAATTAGACCCGAATAGATGAAATTATGAGTAGTCCAACTCATAAGGAATACACTATCGGTTATCAGTTAATCATCATCGGATACGTAATCGTCCCGTAGAGTCCACGATAAAATATAATCATCCCGTAGAGTC encodes:
- the LOC135628484 gene encoding AP-1 complex subunit mu-2-like: MAGAVSALFLLDIKGRILIWRDYRGDVSAVQAERFFTKLIEKEGDIESRSPVVFDDGISYMFIQHNNVFLMTAARHNCNVASILLFLHRVVNVFKHYFEELEEESLRDNFVVVYELLDEIMDFGYPQYTEAKILSEFIKTDAYRMEVVQRPPMAVTNAVSWRSEGIWYKKNEVFLDVVESVNILVNSNGQIIRSEVVGALKMRTYLSGMPECKLGLNDRLLLETQGRTTKGKAIDLDDIKFHQCVRLSRFENDRTISFIPPDGSFDLMTYRLSTQVKPPVWVEAQVEKHSRSRIEILVKARSQFKERSTATNVEIELPVPSDAINPNVRTSMGSAKYAPENDALVWKIKSFPGGKEYMCRAEFSLPSITAEEATPEKKAPIRVKFEIPYFTVSGIQVRYLKIIEKSGYQALPWVRYITMAGEYELRLI